A window of Macaca mulatta isolate MMU2019108-1 chromosome 7, T2T-MMU8v2.0, whole genome shotgun sequence genomic DNA:
TTCTTTGTGGTTTCCTCAGGTAAACACGGGTACCAATCTACCAGACTACTTTACCGTCCCTTAAATTAGCAAGCTCATGTGGCAGCTTAGTTGCTGTCACATGTAACTGCAGCAGTAGTGGCCAAAAGAATGTCATTTGTTATCCATGAGGTGCTCAGGTAATATTTGACTTTCATGGTTATATACTTTTTCATAGAGGCTGTTAATATAATACTATTAATtagaattttctcatttttttttctctttaggtaAATGAGAGTGAACTTATCAAATGAACAGGGACAAGCACTCTGTGGTGTCTGAATTTGTGTTGCTGGGACTCTCCAATTCTTGGGagattcagatttttcttttttgcttttcttgtcttttctatGTGTCCGGTGTGATGGCAAACCTCATTGTAGTGGTCACCATAACCTCTGACCCTTACTTGCACTCCCCCTTGTATATTTTGCTGGCCAACCTCTCCATCATTGACCTGATATTTTGCTCCATTGCGGCACCCAAGATGATCTGTGATATTTTCAGGAAACAGAAAGTCATTTCCTTTGGGGGCTGTGTAGCTCAGATCTTCTTTAGCCATGCTGTTGGGGGCACTGAGATGGTGCTGCTCATAGCCATGGCCTTTGACAGATATGTTGCCATATGTAAGCCCCTTCACTACCTGACCATCATGAATCCAAGAATGTGCATTTTGATTCTAGTGGCTGCCTGGGCCATTGGTCTCATTCACTCATTGGTCCAATTGGCTTTTGTAGTAAACTTGCCCTTCTGTGGCCCTAATGTGTTGGACAGCTTTTACTGTGACATACCTCAGCTCATCAAACTTGCTTGCACAAATACCTATAAACTGGAGTTCATGGTTACTGCTAATAGTGGGTTCATTTCCTTGAGTGCTTTCTTCTTGCTCATCCTCTCTTACATCTTCATTCTGGTCACTCTTCAGAAACACTGCTCAGGAGGCTCATCCAAGGCTCTCTCTACTCTGTCAGCTCATATTACTGTTGTGGTTTTATTCTTTGGACCgctgatttttttctatgtatggCCCTCTCCTTCAACACATCAGGATAAATTTCTAGCCATATTTGATGCAATTTTCACTCCTTTTCTGAATCCAATCATCTACACATTCAGGAACAGGGAAATGAAGATTGCGATAAGGAGAGTGTTCGGTCAATTTATGGGTTTTAGAAAAACTACTTAAGTGGCTTTATTAAAACACAGAATTTCCAAGTGACTATTGAAAGTCCACAGTAGGcagtcctcataagaagagactTTCTGCTGTGCATCACTTTGTATTCTCACAGACCTTCATTGCCCATATGGAGGGTCTATTTTGTTCCCACTGAAGAATGAGTGATGTTTGTCCTCGAAGAGAAAGAGactttatacataatatatagaaATCAAAGATTATATTCACTCCTAAGTCTTAGTTCCCAAAGAATCATGTCATGTCATTAATAATATTCACATGGATTAAATAATGGTGTAAATAAGTTTGTTTCTCAGAATAACTGTATTGCTGTTTTCAAGCTGTCCTGCCCTCTAATTGGAATATTTGTTAACATCATGCTTTATTATCTGTGTACATCTCAtatctccatttttatttgttctgcCTTGTAATCTCAGTCTTCTGATTATTTGTTCTGCCTTGTAATCTCAGTCTTCTGATTATTTGTTCTGCCTTGTTATCTCAGTTTTTTGGTTATGAGCAAACAGTAGTGAACATCTTTAGGATTTGTGGTCATGTACACATTTTAAGCCACAGATCTTGCTTTTGTGCTTTGTTCCATAAGTTGAAGaatgttttttactttattttcagtCAGGTAGATCAGGTGTTGGCAAACTtgttctgtaaagggccagattaGAAATAGTTTTTGCTCCGTGGGCTATGTGGCCTCTGTTGTAACCACTTAATTCTGTTGTAACATGGAAATAACCATAAACAACATATAGATGAATAGGCATGGCtgagttccaataaaacttcTCAAAAACAAGGGGCAGGCCAGATTTGATCCAATGGCTATAGTTTGCCAACTCTAGAAGTAAATTTTGTCCAATgagttccagtaaaactttacaaaaacaggAGGCAGGCCAGATTTGACCCATTGGCTATAGTTTGCCAACTCCAGAAGTAAATTTTGTCCAACATACAGATTTGCCTACTTCCTCAAATATCACAGTGTTTGTCTTATAACAAGAGTATAAAATGAAAGACAGTATAGTGCAGCACAAAATTTGTGTTTAAAATCTATAAATTCTGGTCCCAATAGCATCAACTCACTTACTGTGTAATCTTACCTAAATCATTTAACACTTCCAAAATCCAAAGGTGGCAAATAGAACTCACAGGTTTATGAGGAcaattaaataagaatatatttgaAAAGGTTTTATCGGTTTAAAAGCTAGCCTAGTTTTCTTTCCTGGACTATAACTATTTGCTTGCACACTATCAACTTACAAATAAAATCGATTTTATCTTCTAATTTATCCATCACACATTAAAGTTACCTTCCACATTATATGCTTTCTGTCCTATACACTCACAAAAGTATCTTGTGATGTATCTCCATCATCTTGTTTTTTCATTGCATTCTGATGTGTACTTTCATTGATTTATGTCACCTGTAGAACTGAATATTTAATAGTTTACTATCTTCTTTAGGTCATTGGTTAAAAAAAAGGCTAACATTTACAGAGTACATACTATATGTTAGACACTcataattaactcatttaatcctcacagtagtCCTTGAGATAGACACTTTTATCATCCTCATTGTACAATTTGAGAGATGGAGAAACAGATGGGTCAAGTAATTTGTTTAATGTAAGTGGTAGGTTTAGATTTAAACCAGACAGTAAGGCTCCAGAGGCTGACTTCTTAATTgttgtgtgatttttcttctcaTCAAATTGGTTTAATATGGATCTCTGGGGAATTTTAGCTGATATCTCTTCATGTAAGGCCACTTTTTCTATACCTTTCTCTGTTGCCTGTATTTATATCAATTCCATGTGgatggtaaaataattttaaattaaatgaattatgaaCCCACCATGGAATTATGTACATACAGTTTaactattatataataatatttaatatcagAGTTGCTAAAGATAGATTAATAAGTAAAAAGAGAGGTAATAAAACaagatttgaaattttatttattttttaattaatttgtgtatgtacaccaaaatgttaatagtgataTTTCTCTGGGGTAAGGATATAGATGGTTTTTACTCTTGTCTCATACTtacctataaattttatttttgcattatttttttattgaaaaataaaaattttatatgttGTGTATAacgttttaaaatgtgtatacacGTGTGGAatgctaaattgagctaattaacatgcGTTACTTCatatactttacatttttttgtggtgagaacacaatATCTATACTAGCGATTTACAAGACTATAATACagtgttaactatagtcaccgtgTTGTACAaaagatctcttgaacttactcctcTTAACTGAAATTTGTATTCTATG
This region includes:
- the LOC696393 gene encoding olfactory receptor 4F15-like codes for the protein MNRDKHSVVSEFVLLGLSNSWEIQIFLFCFSCLFYVSGVMANLIVVVTITSDPYLHSPLYILLANLSIIDLIFCSIAAPKMICDIFRKQKVISFGGCVAQIFFSHAVGGTEMVLLIAMAFDRYVAICKPLHYLTIMNPRMCILILVAAWAIGLIHSLVQLAFVVNLPFCGPNVLDSFYCDIPQLIKLACTNTYKLEFMVTANSGFISLSAFFLLILSYIFILVTLQKHCSGGSSKALSTLSAHITVVVLFFGPLIFFYVWPSPSTHQDKFLAIFDAIFTPFLNPIIYTFRNREMKIAIRRVFGQFMGFRKTT